Proteins found in one Balneola sp. genomic segment:
- a CDS encoding aldehyde dehydrogenase family protein: MDFLKKLGIEGVNAGTSTGQKYLESKEMISSYTPVDGKKIANVSVTTKEQYDEVVATAEEAFKVWREVPAPQRGEIVRQIGEKLREFKEPLGKLVTYEMGKINQEGLGEVQEMIDICDFAVGLSRQLYGLTMHSERPNHRMYEQWHPLGVVGIISAFNFPVAVWSWNAMIAAVCGDVMIWKGSEKTPLCGVAIQNIVSKVLKENNLPEGIFNLVTGDREVGEWMTKDERVPLVSATGSIRMGKEVAKTVGGRLGRSILELGGNNAIIISEHADIEMAIRATVFGAVGTCGQRCTSTRRLIIHENVYDQVKERLLAIYDNITIGNPLDPETLVGPLIDEIAIENMQKALKQIKKQGGEVIYGGEVLEREGYFVRPAIAEVKNEYKIVQEETFAPILYLIKYSTMEEAISYHNGVKQGLSSAMFTLNMREAEGFLSARGSDCGIANVNIGTSGAEIGGAFGGEKETGGGRESGSDAWKAYMRRQTNTINWSEELPLAQGISFDV, encoded by the coding sequence ATGGATTTTCTAAAGAAATTAGGAATAGAAGGAGTAAACGCGGGAACCAGTACGGGCCAGAAATATCTGGAAAGTAAAGAAATGATAAGCAGCTATACCCCTGTGGATGGAAAGAAAATTGCTAATGTTTCGGTTACAACTAAAGAACAATATGATGAGGTAGTAGCTACTGCAGAAGAAGCGTTCAAAGTTTGGAGAGAAGTGCCTGCTCCTCAGCGTGGTGAGATTGTCCGACAAATTGGAGAAAAACTCCGTGAGTTTAAAGAACCCCTGGGAAAACTTGTTACTTATGAGATGGGTAAAATAAACCAGGAGGGACTTGGTGAAGTACAGGAAATGATTGATATCTGCGATTTTGCAGTAGGTTTGAGCAGGCAGCTTTATGGCCTTACTATGCATAGTGAGCGCCCTAATCATAGAATGTATGAGCAATGGCATCCGCTTGGTGTTGTAGGGATTATTTCCGCTTTCAACTTTCCGGTAGCGGTTTGGAGCTGGAATGCAATGATAGCAGCAGTATGCGGAGATGTGATGATCTGGAAGGGCTCAGAAAAAACCCCGTTATGTGGAGTTGCCATTCAAAATATTGTATCTAAAGTTTTGAAAGAGAATAATCTGCCTGAAGGGATTTTTAATCTCGTTACCGGCGATCGTGAAGTAGGAGAATGGATGACAAAAGATGAACGTGTTCCTCTTGTCTCAGCTACTGGTTCTATTAGGATGGGTAAAGAAGTTGCAAAAACAGTAGGAGGAAGGCTTGGGAGATCTATTCTTGAGCTCGGTGGTAACAATGCCATTATTATTTCGGAGCATGCAGATATTGAAATGGCAATCAGAGCTACGGTATTTGGAGCTGTGGGAACCTGTGGGCAACGTTGTACAAGTACCAGGCGGTTGATTATTCATGAGAATGTGTATGACCAGGTAAAAGAACGTTTACTCGCAATCTATGATAACATCACAATTGGAAACCCTCTTGACCCTGAAACACTGGTTGGCCCACTTATTGACGAAATTGCTATCGAGAATATGCAAAAGGCGCTCAAGCAGATTAAAAAGCAAGGTGGCGAGGTTATTTATGGTGGTGAAGTTCTGGAAAGGGAAGGATATTTCGTTCGCCCGGCCATTGCTGAAGTAAAAAATGAATACAAGATTGTGCAGGAAGAAACTTTTGCTCCAATCCTATATCTAATTAAGTATAGCACCATGGAGGAAGCAATTAGTTATCACAATGGAGTAAAACAAGGACTAAGCTCGGCGATGTTTACACTCAATATGAGAGAAGCTGAAGGGTTTTTAAGTGCCAGAGGGTCTGATTGCGGTATTGCTAATGTTAATATTGGAACAAGTGGGGCAGAAATTGGTGGCGCTTTTGGTGGAGAAAAGGAAACCGGAGGAGGAAGAGAATCTGGTTCTGATGCCTGGAAGGCTTATATGCGCCGACAAACGAATACTATAAACTGGAGCGAAGAGCTTCCGTTAGCTCAGGGCATCTCTTTTGATGTGTAG
- a CDS encoding RNA methyltransferase — MSGPYWFPRLLLLFLISLENPFFIFWVNLWGKDRQFRISKCRRLKFELPLIRQKSTLLKKASNKQLTLLRKLRSRKYREQEKLFIVEGERALKQVLESKKVKLHSIFLEEHVTTDFSEAFFLDSALFDEVSNTENPQGVLGIFHIPNPITIEELKKQKGVVVAVDAIQDPGNLGTIIRTASWFNAVAFLSGKGTVDMFNPKVVRSTVGATGAIPYLSLELDESFQQLEESGWKVVLLDGNPGSIPIIEIPSSDKIILVVGNEANGISKSLISPKRTRALIPASGDQNAVESLNAAVALSIGLWHVNN, encoded by the coding sequence ATTTCTGGCCCGTACTGGTTCCCGCGTTTACTCCTTCTATTCCTAATTTCTTTAGAAAATCCATTCTTTATTTTTTGGGTAAATTTGTGGGGCAAAGATAGACAATTCAGAATTAGTAAATGCCGAAGATTGAAATTTGAATTACCTTTGATCCGTCAGAAAAGTACACTTTTGAAAAAAGCTTCTAACAAACAACTTACCCTATTGAGAAAACTGCGTTCCCGTAAATACCGGGAGCAGGAAAAACTATTTATTGTTGAGGGTGAACGTGCCTTAAAGCAAGTACTTGAATCAAAAAAAGTAAAACTCCATTCTATTTTCTTGGAGGAACATGTTACTACAGATTTCTCTGAAGCTTTTTTCCTGGACAGTGCTTTATTTGATGAAGTTTCCAATACTGAAAACCCTCAAGGAGTATTAGGCATCTTCCATATTCCTAACCCTATAACAATTGAAGAACTAAAGAAGCAGAAAGGAGTAGTTGTCGCTGTGGATGCTATTCAAGACCCAGGTAACCTTGGAACTATAATCCGAACCGCCTCCTGGTTTAATGCTGTCGCATTCCTAAGTGGGAAAGGCACGGTGGATATGTTCAATCCTAAAGTTGTACGAAGTACCGTAGGTGCTACCGGGGCTATCCCCTACCTTTCTCTCGAACTTGATGAATCCTTTCAGCAACTGGAAGAATCGGGATGGAAGGTAGTTTTACTAGATGGAAATCCCGGCTCTATTCCAATCATTGAAATCCCATCAAGTGATAAAATAATTTTAGTGGTTGGCAACGAAGCAAATGGTATTAGTAAGTCCCTCATATCACCTAAAAGAACTCGAGCACTAATCCCAGCTTCAGGTGATCAAAACGCTGTTGAGAGCCTTAATGCGGCAGTTGCACTTAGCATCGGCTTATGGCATGTGAATAATTAA
- a CDS encoding ATP-binding protein has product MQVKIELILKSEYEELDKLEGFLNELQEKLGFDDELYAKLMLTVSEAATNGVVHGNQLDPTKKVILTAQSDGKSLTITSKDEGPGFNPDDIADPLAEENLLNTSGRGVFLMNEYAEEVAYQDNGTKLVLKFNLA; this is encoded by the coding sequence ATGCAAGTAAAGATAGAGTTAATCCTCAAATCAGAATATGAGGAGCTAGATAAACTGGAAGGATTTCTTAATGAGTTACAGGAAAAGCTGGGTTTTGATGACGAGCTTTATGCTAAACTGATGCTCACGGTATCAGAAGCAGCTACTAACGGAGTGGTACACGGTAACCAACTCGACCCCACCAAAAAAGTTATCCTTACCGCACAAAGCGATGGTAAAAGTTTGACCATTACTTCAAAAGACGAGGGACCTGGCTTCAATCCCGATGATATTGCTGACCCACTTGCAGAAGAGAATTTGCTGAATACCAGTGGCCGGGGAGTATTTCTTATGAATGAGTATGCAGAAGAGGTGGCGTACCAGGATAACGGGACTAAGCTGGTACTCAAATTCAATCTGGCTTAA
- the trxA gene encoding thioredoxin, whose translation MANTVEFNDSNFEQEVLNSDQPVLVDFWAEWCGPCRMIGPVVEEMAGEYAGKAKIGKVNVDHNPEVSVKYGIRSIPALLIFKDGQVVDQIIGAVPKTHLTKQLDAQLN comes from the coding sequence ATGGCTAACACAGTTGAATTTAATGACAGCAATTTCGAACAAGAAGTATTGAACTCAGACCAACCTGTATTGGTTGATTTTTGGGCTGAATGGTGTGGTCCATGTAGAATGATTGGACCAGTTGTTGAAGAAATGGCTGGCGAATACGCTGGTAAAGCAAAAATTGGAAAAGTAAATGTTGATCATAACCCTGAAGTTTCTGTGAAGTACGGAATCAGAAGTATTCCTGCTCTACTAATTTTTAAGGATGGACAGGTTGTAGATCAGATTATTGGTGCAGTTCCTAAAACTCACCTTACCAAGCAATTAGATGCTCAATTGAACTAA